The Onychomys torridus chromosome 4, mOncTor1.1, whole genome shotgun sequence DNA window AGGAAGGGCTcaggatttaaaaataatgttttttgagGTCACAGAGGCTATTAATATcaagataattaaaataagatCATTTGTATGAAGGCAGTGGGATTATTGAGAACTGATTAAATCAACCTTTGAAAATGATTATGCCTTAAGCCTTCTACCTAAACAATTTTAGAAACACAAATGTATGTAGGCACATTCCTGTTAGCTGCCCAACTGCTATTTCATCCTATGCCTCCTGGGTTTGAGAAAATACCACTAATTCACCcatgagagacagagatgtcACATTGTTACTATGATGGTGATTATTATAGTTTTGACTTCCCACACCTGAAAATTGCTAGTGTAGATGAGCAGGCCACACAGGGGTCAGCCAGGTGCGTTTATTGACTGAGCTCAAGAATCCAGGAGCTCAACCCAAGACAACTTTGCCAGCTGCATCCTGCAGGCTTCAGGCTTCCGGGCACTTAAAATATCCAGGGCTTTGGCTTCGGTTGGTATTTGGGCTTCACGCAGCACATCTTCCCGTTGGTGCAGTAGACGTAGACACTCTCCTTCCTGGAGCATCGGTGACGGCACTTGCCATGGAGGTTCCAGCATTTCTGAGCCTCACCTGGtaccaggaagagagaaaggaggtcgTGTCACCCTAAGAGGAAGGTAGCTCCAGCCGGAGGAGCCGGCACAGGTGGGAGAAGCTCTCTGCTTCCCCTTTGACCTTCCCACTTCGGTTACTTCCCCCGACCCCcttttttttctacctttctttGACTGTGAATCTAGACTAAATGACAAATGATGGATCTTTGAAAATCTGCTTTTAAAGGACTGCTGCAGTCAGCCTGGGTTAAttgaaactctgtctaaaaaactCCAAACCAAGAAAGAAACACCACACCAAGAGAGGAGCAACAGTCCTGATGCTCCCAAGAGGATGCGGCGGCACTgaaccactgctctggaaggAAGGGAACAGAGAGGAATTCCAACCAGAGGCTGTGCAGGGTGTCAGCGCTTCTCTATGGAGTGGCACCTCTGCTTGGTTTATGGATGCCTGTGTCCCTTAGATGAATGAAGTCTTTAAGCTCTATTTGAACCACAGGTTTCCTCTCGACAAGTCTGAATGAGTTCCAGAcatggagaagggaaagggaagccTTTGGAGAGGAGACATAGCATCCCAGCTTCTACACCCTCAGCATTCGCCTTGTCCTCTCTGGGTGTTCCCACATGCCCATCTCTCACCAAGGAAAAGGAATAACAGCAAACACTTGCAAGGATGTGAGGCAGAAGGAACCCtgtgcactgctggtgggaatgcaaacctgTGCAGCTGTCATGGAAATCAC harbors:
- the Defb123 gene encoding beta-defensin 123 isoform X1, yielding MKLLLLTLAALLLLSQLTPGEAQKCWNLHGKCRHRCSRKESVYVYCTNGKMCCVKPKYQPKPKPWIF
- the Defb123 gene encoding beta-defensin 123 isoform X2; amino-acid sequence: MKLLLLTLAALLLLSQLTPGNAQKCWNLHGKCRHRCSRKESVYVYCTNGKMCCVKPKYQPKPKPWIF